From the genome of Marinobacter sp. F4206:
CATAGTTGGTGTAGAACACGAAGCCGTTCTGATCGAAATATTTCAGCAGCACGGTTCGCAAGTCGGGCAGTCCGTCCCGGCCGGTAGTTGCCAGTGACATGGCATTGGGCTCAAGAATGCCGGCATTACGGGCATCCTCGAACCAGTGCTGGAACTGGCGCACCGGGTTGTCGTCCAGGGCATCGCGGTCCAGCCCTTCGCTCTCAAACTCCCGACGCATATCGCCGATGTCCATACAGCTTCCCTCGTCTTCAACAGGCCAAAATCACTCCGACCGCTGAGCATAACGGGTTCGGCGGCGGCTGTCAGGGGCAGTATATGTCCGCTTTGATTACATAAATAAACAAAAGAATGAGTCCTGGTTCACATTTCGCCCCGTATCACTTCCCACATTTATGGGGATTAAGGCCCGGCGAGTCCAGTCCGGAACGTCGCCCTGAACCAAGAGAGAAAGAGACGATGTTGGCACAATACGATTTATCCCTGGTCATTGCGTCCTACGTGGTGGCCGTGCTCGCGGCCTACACCGCGCTGTATTTCGGAACCCGACTCAACACCGCCCAAGGCGGTGAGCGCCGGCGTTGGCTGATAACCGGCGCGCTGGTCATGGGCTCCGGGGTGTGGACCATGCACTTTGTGGGCATGCGCGCCATGCCGATGGAAGCGCCCATGTCCTTCGACACCGTCATGACCCTCGTGTCGTGGCTTGCGGCCGTTGTGGCGTCTGGCGTGGCCCTGAGCATCATCGGTCGGACCCGGATCAGTGCCGCCCTGTTTGCCACTGCCACACTGGCCATGTCCGGGGGGGTCGTGGTCATGCATTACCTGGGCATGTACGCCATGCGCATGTCTGCGGACCCGATTGTTAATACCGGCTTCCTGGTGCTGTCGGTGGCGATTGCCGTGGTCGCGTCCGGGGCGGCGCTGGCGATGTGTCGCAAACTGCAAGGACTGGAGGGCGGTCGTGCCCTGATGATCCAGTTCGTGGCCGCTCTCGTGATGGCCGCTGCAATTTGCGGTATGCACTACACCGGCATGATCGCCCTGCAATTCCCGCCGGGTGCCGTACCTGCGGCGGATAACGGTCTGCGCGGCGAATGGATCGGTATTCCTCTGGCTGTGGCCTGTGTTGTGCTTCTGGCGGTCGCCCTGGTGGTCACGATTATGGACGTGCGCGACCGGCGTGAGTTTGAACTCAAGAAGGCGGAGGAAAGCCGCTGGGTCGAGCAAATGGCGTTTGTGGATTCTGTAACAGGGTTACCCAATCGCTCTGGGCTGGAGCAGGAGCTGCTGGAGCACCTTGCCCGGCCCGATGCCCGTGAGCACCCGTTTGCGTTGATCTATCTTGATGTTGCCAATTTCCGAGAGCTTTCGGACCGGCTTGGGCATCGCGAACTCGAAGACGCAGTCCGGGAGATCAGTAACACCCTGCGGGCGGATCTGTCTGACACCGTGTACCTGGCCCGATATTCCGCCGGTGCCTTTGTGGCCCTGGTGCCGGATTATGAGAGTGCCGACCACGCGTTCATGTACAAGCGCCTGCGACAGATCGATGGGTCAATTACCACCGCCGGTATGGCCATTACCTGGCGTGCTGGTCAGTCCGTGTACCCGACCACGGGCACGTCGAGCCGAAAACTGGTGCGGGCGGCCATGCAACCCCGGGCCCTGAACGACATCGGGCAATTTGCCGACATGAAGGCCGATCCGGAACTGGCCCTGCCCGGTCAGCTCAACGGCAGCTGACAAAACGGGTCAAGGCCGACTATCCTTGTGAACAGGCGGGGGCGAAGAAGCCCCCGGGATTGTGCCTTTTACAAGGAGAGATCTGTGGCCGAGAGCCGTCAACCGAACCGCCTCGCGAAGAACCTGCTATTAGCCTCGCTCGCACTTGTCGTTCTCTATGGGATGGCAGGCTTCCTGCTCTTGCCCTGGTGGCTGGAACGGACTTTGCCCGAGCAGCTTAATGAGCGCATGGGGTGGCAGGTCGAGGTTTCCGGGATTTCGGTCAATCCGTTCGCACTCAGTGTCGAGACAGTTGGCCTGTCGGCACAGGACAGTGACGACGAACCCGTGGTCTCGTTCGACCGTCTGGCTGTGAACCTGAACTTTTTCCAGTTGGTTCGGGGGATTGTCGGATTTGAGGTCATAGAGCTGCAGGAACCCTTTATCCGGCTGGACTTGCTGGACGATTACAGCGTCAATTTCATCCGGGACTGGCAGAACCACAATCCCGCGTCTGAGGAGCCGGGTGCGGGCGGCGAGACGTCCGGCGACGACTCTGGCCCACCCCGTTTCTACTTCACCCGGATTGCCATTGATGGCGGTGAGCTGCTGCTCCGGGATTTCAGCAAGGCCGAAGCGGCCCAGTTCCAGATCACCCCACTGGACCTGAACCTGAACGACCTGGCGACCTGGCCCCGGGATGGTGAGGACAGCAACTACAGACTGCAGGCAGCCATCGGCGACGAGACCGTCGAATGGCAGGGCGAGCTCAGTGTCGCGCCGCTTTACTCCAGGGGTTCCCTCCGTGTCAGCGGCATCGGTTTCCAGACCCTCGAACATTTTCTTGCACCCTACCTGCCGTACGATTTGCGGGGTGGCAGGATCAGCCTGCAATCGGAGTATGAACTCCAGGCCGGCGACATGCTGTTCCTTGCAACCCGCAACGGTACCCTGTCGCTGGAGGAACTGGCCGTTGCTGTCGATGCTGACAGTGAAGAGGCCCGCCTGACTTCGGGTACCATCAGCGTTGACCAGATCGGCTTCGATCTCAGTGCCAGGGAGGCCAGCGTGGGCGAGGTGTCTGTTGATGCCTTCGAACTCGCGCTGGCCCGCAATGAGGCGGGCGATATTGACTGGCTGGCACCTTTGGCCGGCGATGACGGTGAGCCGTCGGCTGACGAGGCATCCGGGCAGCAGACCTCGGCAGGAACACCGCCATTCCGGTGGTCTGTGGCTGGCATTAACCTGTCCGAGGCCAGGATACGGTGGCAGGACCGGCAAACCGCCACCCCGGTGGATCTGACCCTGGAACAGCTCTCCCTGACCACCGGCGCCCAGAGTCACCGACTTGACGAGCCGGTGAACTATGAGCTCCAGGCCGCCCTTGCCAGTGGCGGGACATTGTCGTTCAACGGCCAGCTGACACCGCATCCCTTCACCCTTGAAGCCGGCATTTCAGGCACCGGAGTGGCGCTGGCCGCGTTCGAGCCTTACGTGCAGGAAGGGGCCAACCTGACCATCGCCGACGGTGTCCTGGGTGTTGATGGCAACCTCGACCTTGATGGCCAGCAGGAGCCTCTGACTGGCACTTTCAGCGGCACCGCCGAAGTCGCCGGACTGGCGCTGCGCCTGGCGGACGGAAACGGCCGACTGTTGTCCTGGCAGTCACTTCGCCTGTCACCGATCGAATACAACGTGAATCCAGCCCGGCTTGAAATCGGCACCGTGACCCTGACCCAGCCCGCCGTGAATGTGATCCGAGGGACTGACAGCGTCCTCAACGTATCACGTGTTGCGGGTTCCAGCGGGCCAGGCCAGGCCGACCCGTCTGCAGACAATGGTGCCTCAGAGCAGGAGTCGGGATTCATTTTCCGGATTGGCCAACTGATGCTCGAACAGGGCTCGATCGCCTACACCGATCGGAGCATCAGCCCGGTGTTTACCACGTCGTTTGACGAACTGAACGGATCGGTGGCCGGCCTCAGTAACATTCCCCCCCAGCAGGGCAAGGTGGCCATCAGTGGACGCGTCGGCGAAGTGGCAACGGTTGAGTTCAGCGGT
Proteins encoded in this window:
- a CDS encoding MHYT domain-containing protein; this encodes MLAQYDLSLVIASYVVAVLAAYTALYFGTRLNTAQGGERRRWLITGALVMGSGVWTMHFVGMRAMPMEAPMSFDTVMTLVSWLAAVVASGVALSIIGRTRISAALFATATLAMSGGVVVMHYLGMYAMRMSADPIVNTGFLVLSVAIAVVASGAALAMCRKLQGLEGGRALMIQFVAALVMAAAICGMHYTGMIALQFPPGAVPAADNGLRGEWIGIPLAVACVVLLAVALVVTIMDVRDRREFELKKAEESRWVEQMAFVDSVTGLPNRSGLEQELLEHLARPDAREHPFALIYLDVANFRELSDRLGHRELEDAVREISNTLRADLSDTVYLARYSAGAFVALVPDYESADHAFMYKRLRQIDGSITTAGMAITWRAGQSVYPTTGTSSRKLVRAAMQPRALNDIGQFADMKADPELALPGQLNGS
- a CDS encoding DUF748 domain-containing protein codes for the protein MAESRQPNRLAKNLLLASLALVVLYGMAGFLLLPWWLERTLPEQLNERMGWQVEVSGISVNPFALSVETVGLSAQDSDDEPVVSFDRLAVNLNFFQLVRGIVGFEVIELQEPFIRLDLLDDYSVNFIRDWQNHNPASEEPGAGGETSGDDSGPPRFYFTRIAIDGGELLLRDFSKAEAAQFQITPLDLNLNDLATWPRDGEDSNYRLQAAIGDETVEWQGELSVAPLYSRGSLRVSGIGFQTLEHFLAPYLPYDLRGGRISLQSEYELQAGDMLFLATRNGTLSLEELAVAVDADSEEARLTSGTISVDQIGFDLSAREASVGEVSVDAFELALARNEAGDIDWLAPLAGDDGEPSADEASGQQTSAGTPPFRWSVAGINLSEARIRWQDRQTATPVDLTLEQLSLTTGAQSHRLDEPVNYELQAALASGGTLSFNGQLTPHPFTLEAGISGTGVALAAFEPYVQEGANLTIADGVLGVDGNLDLDGQQEPLTGTFSGTAEVAGLALRLADGNGRLLSWQSLRLSPIEYNVNPARLEIGTVTLTQPAVNVIRGTDSVLNVSRVAGSSGPGQADPSADNGASEQESGFIFRIGQLMLEQGSIAYTDRSISPVFTTSFDELNGSVAGLSNIPPQQGKVAISGRVGEVATVEFSGTLGAIGTADVSDLELIMSDVSLPALSPYFGRYIGYQVDSGKLDLDLTYEISGTRIDANNLAVLDRLELGQPVASEEAVDAPVALGLALLRDQDGVIEVDVPISGDLSDPEFRLSQVIMRAFVNLLAKAATSPFSMLGSMAEMAGLSSEELGQVSFEPGSVTLAEGEPAKLAALADGLLERPELLLNVRGGIAPEADGLALLREELTSGGQKSLSDDEWEAAEEAYLAGERKLRPEALNNLASARGVAVRKVLLDTHNVPADQLFMLDPSRDANVNESGAVTVQFTLDVR